The DNA region CTATAATTGAAAAGGGTGATGGCCGGGAATTTGTGGAGAAAGAAACCGGAACCAAGGTGAAGACACTGGTAAGGGCCAATGTTATGGGTGGTAAAGTAGTGGTGGAAAAAATAACTGCTGGAGAGCACGATTAACTTGAAAACAAGTGGATTTCATGGTGTGAGTTGTTCAATCCATTGATCATTTCAAAATCCACAATTTCCTTATAAATTTTCATCGTATTATTTCAAAACAATAAGATTTAACCCAAAACAATAAAATGGAATTATATTTTTCCAATGAGAATGTAAATAACCAATTAAAAAAATCGTATAAATGGATTTTAGTATAGTATGACAAATTACCAATTCAAAGTCGAGCAGATACTGGATAAAATCAGGGAAACAGGGGCTAAAATTGTTGGTTTACAATTCCCTGAAGGCCTTAAAGTCCACGCAACAGAATTAGCCCGCAGGATAGAAAATGAAACAGGGGTAATGGTTTTAATATCTGGTGATCCTTGTTACGGGGCATGTGATCTGTCTGATATGGAAATGAATGGAATGGTGGATTTACTGGTGCATTTTGGCCACACACCACTCCCCATTGATTACAAGGTTCCCACTCTTTTTGTGGAAGCATATTACCAGTTGGAATCTATGGAAATTTTTAAAGAAGCAGTGGAACATCTGGAAGGAAAGGAAAAAATCGGTCTGGTGACTACCACTCAACATTTGCATCTTTTGGAAGATGTTGCACATTTTTTGGAGGAAAATGGCAAGGAAGTTCTCATGAAGGATGGTGCTGGGACATTGAAGGGTCAGGTATTAGGATGCAATTTTTCATCAGTCCAGGATCTGCCAGTGGATGCCTACCTTTACTTGGGCAGTGGTAACTTCCATCCCCTAGGGATAAAACTTTCCACCCAGAAGCCGGTGGTTATTGCTGACCCTTATCTTAACCAGGTAAGAGATATAGATGAATTCACCGATAGAATTCTCAGAATAAGATTTGCCCGTATAACCAGAGCGAGCGAAGCTAAAAAATTTGGAATACTCATATCCTCTAAGGAAGGGCAGTGCCGGTGGGAGCTAGCAAAAGATTTAAAGAAGATGATATATAAGAAAGGCAGAGAAGCATATCTCATACTTCTGGATGAAATTAATCCTCCTAGTCTACTGCCGTACATGGATTTAGATGCATTCATAGTGACTGCATGCCCTCGAATAGCAATTGATGACTCTAAAATGTATGAAAAACCTCTTTTAACTCCTCAGGAGCTGGAGATTGTCCTGGGGTTAAGGGAGTGGGAAGATTATCAGATGGATGAGATTAAATACTAAGATTATATAATTTATATAATCATTCAATTCATAATCTAGGTAAACTAGTTTAAAAATTATATATAGAAATTTACATTGTCACTTATCACAAAAATTAACCATATATCCTTAAGTAATATGTCATATTCCCCATTAAAATTCCATATTATCAATTCATTTAGTCATAAATCAAGTTATTTGTCCTAATATCAATAACTGGTCGTCTTATATTATATTCTAATCACTTACACTTCATAGATTTAATATAACATTGCATTACATCCTATCAAATAAAACGAGTCATATCATCATTATCCCATAATTGGTTTATATCAAGGCTATCTTACCACAGCTTCCATAAATGATCATCATTAGTATTGCGAGTAATGCAATTTTAATCACACATATTTTCTCCAATAATAAAATTATAGTTGATAAATCATAATTATAGTTGATAAAATAATAAAGTATAAACTTAGATACAGTTCAATTGTAACGATTTCCATTGGTTAATGTTTTCAGGATGATACTGGGCTTTAAGTGATTTTAAGCAATGATAATGGGAACAAAACGCTTTCCATAGTCATTAATCATTTAAAAGTCATTAAACATTAACAACATTAAAAAAATAAACAAAAAACAAAAATTAATCAAGTACACTGTTTTTTAAAATGAGGTGAATTAAATGAAAGCAAAAAACGGAGATTTTGTTCTTCCTGGTGATGCATTAGGAGTCACTGAGGAGTTTCTCCCGTCAGAATGGACCTATGATGACCATGGTGAAATCAGGTCACTGGTGGCGGGAACAGTAACCATAGACCAGAAAAACAAAAAAATATCCATAATTCCCAAAGCAAAGTCCCCTGCAATTTTAAAAAAAGGAGACGTGGTTTTAGGGCAAATAAGAGATGTTAGAGGACAAAGGGCCTTAGTAGATGTAGAAGGGATCAAAGATAGTAAAAGAAGTCTTCCTGTTACATTTTTAGGGGCCATACACATTTCTCAGGCAAGAAAGGGATACGTGGATAAACTGACTGATGATTTCCATATTGGGGATCTTATACAGGCCAGGGTCACCAAGGTTATGGGAGTGGACAATGCTGATCTCACCACAGCTGAAACTGAACTGGGCGTCTTGAAGGCCATGTGCACTAACTGTAGACATTTCATGAAACAAATAGGTAAAAAAGAAGTTAAATGTCCTAACTGCGGTAGAAAAGAGACTCGAAACATCTCTTCAGATTACGAGGGATAAAATGAAGATTATAACTGACAAAAAGAATGAATTGGAGATAGAAATCACAGGAGAAACCCACACACTCTGCAATGCTCTGCGAAGGGCCCTTATGGAAGATAAAGATGTGGAAGCCGCAGCATACGTGATAGAACACCCGATTATTGGAGAGCCAAAACTCTACTTAAGGGCTAAAAATCCTAAAAAATCCCTTAAAACTGCTGCTGAAACTCTTAAATCAAGATGTGATGAGTTTAAAGAGCTTTTAGAATCTGATGGTAATGGAAAAACTAAAGGAAAGAAGGCTAAAAAACCAGCCAAAAAAGCAACTGGAAAAACAGCCAAGAAAACCACTAAAAAAGCCACCAAAAAGACAACTAAAAAGAAAAAATGAACCCATACTGTTCCACAAAATCAAACAGTTCAGGAACATCAAACCAGAGATAAGAATCTTGGGAGTGGATGATGCTCCATTTGTTCCCCACAGCAAGGAACAGGTCATGATAGTCGGAACTCTTTTCCGCGCAGGAAACTGGCTGGATGGAGTACTCCGCACCTATATCACAGTAGATGGCACAGATGCAACTACCTCTTTAATTGCGATGGTCAATGGCTCCCGACACCTGGAACAACTGGGAGTTATGATGCTGGACGGCATAACCTTTGGTGGCTTTAACGTGGTTAACATCCGTAAAATCTTTCAGGAAACCGGAGTGCCAGTTATTGTTATAATGCGCAAATATCCCGACTTACCCCGCATAAAAAAGGCTTTGAAAAATTTTCCTGACTGGGAAGAAAGGTGGAATCACATTATTGAAGCTGGGGATATTTATAAAGTTCATAAAATCCATAATCATGAGCCCATCTACATGCAGTTATGTGGCATCACTGAGGAGGATGCCCGTGAGATCGTGACACTTTCTGCAACCCGAAGTGCAATACCAGAACCTATTCGGGTCGCACACATCATTGCAGCTGGTGTAACCACTGGAGAATCCAAAGGAAATGCTTAAATAGTCAATGCAAAGGATGGATTTGGAAAGGGCAGTAAAACATTTTTTCTTCGTGTAGATGGCGGGATAAGGTAGTTCCTGCTGGTTAATTTCCATTAATAAAGGGTGTGTACATTATCAGAAGCTTTAAAAATCCAATCTTAACTGTTGATGCAGTAATAACTGATTTAGATGGGAGAATAATATTTATTAGGCGTAAAAATCCTCCTTATAAGGGTTCATGGGCATTTCCTGGTGGATTTGTCGAGTATGGTGAAACCGTTGAAGAAGCAGTTATAAGGGAAGTTAGGGAAGAAACAGGGGTAAAAATTAAAATTCAAGAGTTATTAGGAGTTTATTCGGATCCTGGAAGAGATCCCAGGGGGCACATGATTACAGTGTGTTTTTTGGCAAATAAAACTGAAGGTGAACTTAAGGCAGATACAGATGCTGTTGAAGTTTCCTGTTTCACAGCGGATGAGGCGCTGCTGATGAATTTGGCCTTTGATCATCACAAAATTTTAAAGGATGCTTTAAAAAGAATACATTAAAACTAAAGAAAAAAAATTAAAATACTAATCAAATCACTATATCATTATATCGATATCACTAAAATTACAATTAAACCAATATTATGTTGAAGATGATTATATCAATATTAAATCAATTCAAAATATTATAATATGCTAAATCTTATTAGGAGGATTTAAATGGAATTTTGCCCTAAATGTGGAACAGTACTGTTCCCGAAAGGTGATTGTTTCGAATGTTCATGTGGTTACCAAAAAAAGATAACCAAGGAATCTCTAAGTGAGTATGAGATTTCTGAGAAAGTAGCACCAAAGGAAAATGTGATTGTAACTGGGGATGATGTTAAAACTCTACCCACTACCAAGGCACTATGCCCAAAATGCGGGAATCGACTGGCCTTCTGGTGGTTACAACAAACCAGAAGGGCTGATGAATCTGAAACCAGGTTTTTAAGATGTACTGAATGTGGGCAAACCTGGAGAGAGTACGATTAAACTTCATTAGGTTGGAGATGTTTAAATTGGAAGAAAAACCCAAAAAGGGAAGTCAAAATCACCCAATATCTGAAATTGACGAATCATCTCAGACATCTCAAGTTCATACATCTCAAGTATCCCCTACACACGATGAATCTAATGGATCAGAGAAATTTAAGGAATCCAAGAAATCTAAACCTACGACTGACGATGCATCAAATAATAAAAATCCTCAGAGACGTTTCAGGGATTTTTTGACCCGAGGTAATATTGATCCATTTGAATCTTCACCCTCTGCGACTAAGGGTTCTTCTAAACGTTCCGAAGAATTTTCTGAAAGTTCCAAAGAAAAATCTCAGGGGAATAATGAAAAAGGTGATAAAAGTTCATCTGAGTCACATGATTTCCACATCAGTCAGGAACTCATGAAATTTAACTTTTACAGAAAGCTCCAATCCAATAAAGAACAGGTCATCCGAATAAGCGGGGGAATAATAGGTACGATTTTTATCATCGCAGGAATATTATACATATTAGGCTCTGCAGTCAGGGTGGCGGACAATGTAGTATATGGTGAAAGAGCAGTAATCTCTGCTTTTTTAATATTAGTGGGAGTTTTGATCATTGCAGGTATCTTCGCCCGTCGGTTCTTGGAAGGAAGTTTCCTGAAAAACATACACAGCGAACTGGAAGTGGCTGAAGACCCTGATTCTGAGGAAAACTCAAAAGATATGAAAGAGAAACAAAAGGATAATATAGGGGAGAAGGATAAAAAGTAATTTAAGGAGGATGTACATGTTCAAGGCAGTTTTAAGTGATTCCAATATTTTGAAGACCAGTTTTGATGCCATATCATCCATTGTAGATGAAGTGCAGATGCAGGCTGATGAAGAGGGCTTACGTCTGGATGCTCTTGACCGTAGTCATATTACTTTTGTCCACCTGGAGCTCAAAAAAGGGGTATTCGATGAATACCAGTGCGGCGAGCCCATGAAGATTAATGTGGACACTGAAGAACTGATGAAAGTCTTAAAAAGGGCGAAGGCAGAAGACATGGTGGAACTTACTGTGGATGAAGGTAACCTTATCATATCATTTGAGGGTGAAGCCCGCAGAAAATTCAAGATCCGTCTCATAGACATAGAATACGAGGCTCCCAGCCCTCCACAACTTGAATACCCCACTGAATTTGAGGTGCCTTTCGGTCTACTCAAAGACTCCATCCAGGACATTGGCATAGTTTCTGATAAGATATCTCTCCACGTGAATGAGGAAAAATTCGAAGCATCAGCAGAGGGAGAGTTTGGGGATGCTAAAATTGAGTACATTCACGGAGAAAAGATAGAAAAATCTGCAAGATCAATATTTTCTCTGGAAAAAGTTAAAGAAATGTTAAAAGCCGATAAATTCTCAGAATCCGCGGTGTTACGACTGGGAAATGACATGCCTCTGAATTTAGCCCTCAAAATGGCTTCTGATGAAGGTGAACTGAGTTTCCTTCTAGCCCCAAGGATAGAAAGTGAGGAATAAGTGAGGAATAGGGTTGGATGAATTTTTCCAGAATTTGAGGGAGATCCAAAAAAAGGAACGGAGTTTAAGTAGTTTATCTCCTGTTGGAGAGGATTTTTACCAACAGATCTCCAATTATTTCAACAGGCTCATGGAAAGGATAGATAATAATCCATTTTCATTTGAATCATATCTTCTTCGTGATGCTCAGCGAATAGTGGTTGAGATTTGTGATAGAAGAGAGTATAAAATAACGAATAGTGCGGTGATGAATGCGCAGCGCTCGCATCACCTCTTTAAAAACTCTCGCGAAGATGGAAGGCCTAAAATTCCGTCAAATTCCACTCCTGAAGAGCAAAAACTTTACATGGAGATTTATAGGTCTTTAACTGCTTACCGGGAGGAAATGAGGTCCCCTCTTAGATCTTACTCTCATAAAAAAGATATTAAATTAAGTTCATTAAATTCGCCTAAAAGAACTTCTAAACCGATTGAAAATGAAGTTAAGGGGAGTAATAATAGAATTAATGAGCAAAATATTATAGATGAAATTGAAAGAGTTCAAAGTTCTAATAATGCTTCAATTTCTAAAGAAAAAATAAATGACTCTTTCAAAAAAATTCAAGCAGTTGATGAAATTCCTACTGAAATTCAGGATGAAATATACAGGCAATTCGGAAAAGAACCATCAAAACAGGGGGTTAAAAAATCATCTATGGTTTCTCCTGGAGAAACTAAACCCGGAGATTTAAAAGAAAGCCCCATTAATCCCGATGATTTTAAAAAGGAATTTAAAGAAAGTCAGGTTTATTCAGGGGGTAATGCTCTATCAGGGGTGTCAAAAGATAGTTCTGGTCTTCATAAAGTGTCCACTGAGATTTTAATGATTATGGAGGAGTTGCCTTCTATTATGGGAGTGGATAGTAAAGTTTACGGTCCATTCCATCCCGGTGACATCATCACCATGCCTGAACCCAATGCTCGTATACTTATCAAGAATCAAAAGGGAAAGTCTATCCAAAGGTATAAATAAACATTGAAATATAAATAGCGTGATATAGAGTCAGGCTTTTTATAATAGTTCGAGGACTATTAATCAATTTTACGAGGTCATTGACTTATTTTTACAGCCAACGAGGTGATTATATGAAGATTCCTAAAGAAAGGAAAACTTACTGCCCAAATTGCAAGAAACACACAATTCACACAGTATTAGAATCAAAAAGAAGAAAGGCCAGTGAATTAAAATGGGGTCAACGTCAATTCAGGCGTGTAACCAGCGGTTACCGTGGATACCCCCGACCATTACCTTCAGGTAATAAACCAACCAAGAAACTGGACTTAAGATACAAATGTAAAGAGTGCAACAAATCCCACATAAAACGCTCAACATTTCGTGCTGGAAAAGTAGAGTTCATCCAGCAGTAGGTGAAAAAATGTCAAAAAGTAAAAGTAACTTTTTAAGAGTAAAATGTGGAGACTGTGGCAACCAACAAATTGTTTTTGATCATGCTGCCTCCAAAGTGGAGTGCATCATTTGTGGTAAATCTCTGGTAAAATCTAAGGGCGGAAGATCTGAAGTTGTAGCCCAAATAATCGAAGTCTTGGACTAGGTGTTTTAATGGTAAGAATGAAGCATAAGTGGCCACAGGAAGGCGATTTAATCGTGGCCACCGTGCATAAGGTCCTTAATTATGGTGCATTCGCCAAACTAGAAGAATACCCTGGAGAAGAAGCTTTCATACACATCTCCGAGGTATCTGCAGGATGGGTGAAGAACATTCGGGATCACGTACGGGAAAATCAGAAGATTGTTGCCCGGGTACTCCGTGTTAACCCCAAAAAGGGCCATGTTGATGTTTCCATGAAACGGATCAGGGAGGATCAAAGGACCCGTAAGATCCAGCAGTGGAAAATTGAACAAAAAGCAGAGAAACTCCTGGAATTTGCAGCAAAAAGTATTGATAAGAATCTGGACATGGCTTACGATGAAGTAGGCTATGCTATGATGGATGAATTTGGAGATCTCTACGGTGCGTTTGAGATATCAGCTGAAGAAGGAGCAGATTCCCTTATAGAAAGAGGAATGGATGAAATATGGGCAAACGCCATAACTGAAGTAGCCCAGAAGAACATCTCTCCTCCCGAAGTACAGATCACTGGATACGTTGATTTAACTTCTTATGCTCCTGATGGTGTGGATATCATACGAAATGCTCTTACATCCATTAATAAAGATAATATAGTAGTACAATGTGTTGGTGCACCGCGGTATCGGCTGCTGGTCAAATCATCGGATTACATCACCGCAGAAACCATTCTTAAAGATGCAGCCGATGAAGCCATTGCAACGGTTTTAGAAGCTGGTGGCGAGGGTGAGTTCCACCGGGAATTAGAATGAAGATGAAAATGAGGCGTTGCAGTTCCTGTAAGGAATACACCCTTAAAGACCACTGCCCGCATTGTGGGGGCGAACTGAAAGTAATATACCCTCCACGCTATTCTCCTGAGGACAAATACGGTAAATACAGAAGAACACTCAAGAAACAACTCAGTGAATCCTCTTAACAGATGTGATTAAAACAGGGATGATAAAATTTAATCCCTCATGATCAATCCCTCATGATCATCTTAGGATACATTATTTAATTCCATGAATTCTTAGGATACATACTGAGTTTCCATGAATTCAAAGAATCATTTATTAATCATTTAGGAGTGTTTTAGATGAATGAAACCTTCATAGAACTGATTAAAGAAGTGGATCTCAATGATCCCATATTTATTGAAGCCCTACCTGGTATAGGTCATGTGGGCAAACTGGTTGCAGAGCACATCATACACGAACTAGGTGCGGAAAAATTCGCAGAACTTTACTCACCATCATTCCCCCCACAAGTCTTCGTAGATGAAGATGGACTAATAGAGCCCATGAAAAACGAGTTTTACTACCTAAAAAGACAGGGAGAAGATGAAAGAGACTTCATTTTCTTGGGAGGAAACACCCAGGGACTCAGTCCAGAAGGACAATACGAAATATGTGGACACATACTTGATTTCGTTGAAAAATATGGTGTTAAAGAGATATACACCCTGGGCGGTCTGGGAACAGGCCAACCCGTAGAAAAACCAAAGGTTTTTGGAGCAGCCACCAACAAAGAACTGGCTGAAATGCTCAAAGAACATGAAGTAACCTTAAGATCTGCTGATGGTGGAATAATAGGTGCATCTGGTCTAATTTTGGGCTTAGGAATTTCTAAGGGTATGAATGGGGCCTGTTTAATGGGTGAAACACCAGGATACTTCATTGATGCTGATGCATCCAAAGCAGTACTCACTGTTCTGCTGGAAATACTTAAAATAGAAGTAGATGTGGCAAAACTTGAAGAAAGGGCTGAAGAAACCAGAAAGATGATCAGTAAAGCTCAGCAGATGGAACGAGAAATGGCTGAAAGAATGAACCTCGCTCCTGGAGAAGAAGACCTACGATACATAGGTTAAATTCTGGAACTAATTATTTTATTTTTTTTTAATTTCATACATTTTTTTAACATATTTCTTATTCAGACTTATTTAGAAAAATCTTTTATTAAAAAGGGTGTAAAAACATGATCATTAGGGCTGATCTGCATATTCACGGCCGTTACTCTATGGCCACATCTAAAAACATGACTCCTGAGCTATTATCATCTCAAGGAAGTCTTAAAGGATTACATCTAGTTGCAACTGGTGATGCATTCCATCAGGGCTGGCTTAATATGATAGAAGAAGCTACTGAAGAAGCTACTGAAGGAATTTTCAGAATCAGAGAAAGTAGAAAAATGCACAATGAATTTCTCCAGGAAAAAATTCCAGAGAGCCATTCAAAAAATCCAGAAACCCATCTAATTCTAACTGCTGAAGTGGAAGATTCAAAAAGAGTCCACCATCTCATCATACTCCCTTCATTGGAAGCAGCTTACCAGATGCGAAAAAAACTTAAGGGAAACCTGGATTCAGATGGAAGGCCCAGAGTACGTATGAACGGCGCCGAAATACAAGAATTAGCCCTTAAAAACGGCTGTATAATGGGGCCTTCCCATGCATTCACACCATGGACCAGTATTTACAAAGAATATGATAGTATAATGGACTGTTACACTGAAAAACCCGATTTTGTAGAGCTTGGACTCTCTGCAGACACGGACATGGCTGATCGTATCCAAGAATTACAGGATATACCATTCCTCACTAACTCTGATGCTCATTCTCCCTGGCCCCACAGATTGGGACGTGAGTTTAATGAAATCAACGTTAAAAATTTGAGCTTCCCTGCACTGGCCAGTGCAATTGCTGATAAGAAGATCACAGCAAACTATGGTTTCGACCCTAGACTAGGTAAGTATCATCACACTGCCTGTACCAAATGTTACCAGCAGTTCCATCCTGAAGAAGCCATCAGGATGAACATGAAATGTCCCTGTGGTGGCACCATAAAAAAAGGTGTTGACTACCGGGTGGAAGAACTGGCCACCTGGGATGAACCACACCACCCCCAGCACAGGCCACCATATATTCACATCATGCCTCTGGCTGAAATCATAAGCCTCACCTACAGTAAAGGGGTCACCACCAAGTTCGTGCAAAAGATATGGCAGGAACTCATTCTAAAATTCGGTGATGAAATCTCGGTACTGATAGACGCTCCCCTGAACGAGCTGGTGGAAATCGATCCAGAACTGGCCCGTAGAATAAGAGCATTCAGAGATAAAACATTGCAAATAAAAGTAGGTGGCGGGGGAAAATACGGGGAATTAGTTTTCAATGAAGATAATTCCACAGATTCCACTTTAGATTCGTTTTTATAAAATATTTATTTTTTTAGTTCTTAGTATGTAGATTTAGCTTTCAGCTCTTTTTATGCATTAATGGAACCGGTTAATTTTTGCCTTTGTAATATGTTATCCTATATTTATTTGGTATTGATCATAGCCCATTAACTATAGTCATGGAAAAAGTTTTTATAATCTAATGATTAATCCAATTCTGTAGATATGTAGTGTTAAATTGGGTTAACCAATTTTTATTATATTAATGCATAACTTACTTTAAAGATAAAAACAGAAATTTGAGGTGTTTATAATGGGTATTGCTATGGACTATTCTTGGGTGATTTTAGGAACAATTATTGGTGGTTTTGTTTTAGTATCCGTGATGACACAGGTTTTAAACAGAAGTCCTGCAGAATAATAGTTTCTTTGATATTTAAATTATTAATCTTTTTTCTCTCTATTTTTTTTATACTATATCTCCACTATTCTGCGAATATAATCATGATTCCCATTTTCTATAAAATTAAGGCTGTTTGATTCAATGAATAACTGAAAGAGAATAGCTGAAAGAGATTAATTGGATTAAATTGAAATAATTAGGAAGAATAAGTCTATTAAATAGGAAAAGGAGATATAAATAAATTATTATAAATTAAACGGACCCGCCGGGATTTGAACCCGGGACCCTCAGATTAGGAGTCTGATGCCCTATCCTGGCTAGGCTACGGGCCCATGTTTATTATTTATCAAATTCAATTTAATTATTTTTTATATCTATTTTACAGAACTTTTACAATATCCTACCTGTTTTTGGTATTCTATTAAAAAAGGGTACGAATAACGGACCCGCCGGGATTTGAACCCGGGACCTTCGGATTAGAAGTCCGACGCCCTATCCAACTAGGCTACGGGCCCGTATGAAATTTAACTGTATGCAGGTGATTCTCCTTCGCCCTGAACCGCTTGAGCCAGCTCTTTAAGTCTTGACTCTATTTCTTCAGCTTCTTTCAAAAGTGGCTCGGAGTTAACCTCTATG from Methanobacterium sp. Maddingley MBC34 includes:
- a CDS encoding diphthamide biosynthesis enzyme Dph2 (PFAM: Putative diphthamide synthesis protein~TIGRFAM: diphthamide biosynthesis enzyme Dph2; diphthamide biosynthesis enzyme Dph1/Dph2 domain), with the protein product MTNYQFKVEQILDKIRETGAKIVGLQFPEGLKVHATELARRIENETGVMVLISGDPCYGACDLSDMEMNGMVDLLVHFGHTPLPIDYKVPTLFVEAYYQLESMEIFKEAVEHLEGKEKIGLVTTTQHLHLLEDVAHFLEENGKEVLMKDGAGTLKGQVLGCNFSSVQDLPVDAYLYLGSGNFHPLGIKLSTQKPVVIADPYLNQVRDIDEFTDRILRIRFARITRASEAKKFGILISSKEGQCRWELAKDLKKMIYKKGREAYLILLDEINPPSLLPYMDLDAFIVTACPRIAIDDSKMYEKPLLTPQELEIVLGLREWEDYQMDEIKY
- a CDS encoding putative Zn-ribbon RNA-binding protein (PFAM: Protein of unknown function (DUF1272); Nucleolar RNA-binding protein, Nop10p family) produces the protein MKMKMRRCSSCKEYTLKDHCPHCGGELKVIYPPRYSPEDKYGKYRRTLKKQLSESS
- a CDS encoding TIGR00375 family protein (TIGRFAM: TIGR00375 family protein), whose protein sequence is MIIRADLHIHGRYSMATSKNMTPELLSSQGSLKGLHLVATGDAFHQGWLNMIEEATEEATEGIFRIRESRKMHNEFLQEKIPESHSKNPETHLILTAEVEDSKRVHHLIILPSLEAAYQMRKKLKGNLDSDGRPRVRMNGAEIQELALKNGCIMGPSHAFTPWTSIYKEYDSIMDCYTEKPDFVELGLSADTDMADRIQELQDIPFLTNSDAHSPWPHRLGREFNEINVKNLSFPALASAIADKKITANYGFDPRLGKYHHTACTKCYQQFHPEEAIRMNMKCPCGGTIKKGVDYRVEELATWDEPHHPQHRPPYIHIMPLAEIISLTYSKGVTTKFVQKIWQELILKFGDEISVLIDAPLNELVEIDPELARRIRAFRDKTLQIKVGGGGKYGELVFNEDNSTDSTLDSFL
- a CDS encoding TIGR00162 family protein (PFAM: PAC2 family~TIGRFAM: TIGR00162 family protein) yields the protein MNETFIELIKEVDLNDPIFIEALPGIGHVGKLVAEHIIHELGAEKFAELYSPSFPPQVFVDEDGLIEPMKNEFYYLKRQGEDERDFIFLGGNTQGLSPEGQYEICGHILDFVEKYGVKEIYTLGGLGTGQPVEKPKVFGAATNKELAEMLKEHEVTLRSADGGIIGASGLILGLGISKGMNGACLMGETPGYFIDADASKAVLTVLLEILKIEVDVAKLEERAEETRKMISKAQQMEREMAERMNLAPGEEDLRYIG
- a CDS encoding translation initiation factor 2, alpha subunit (eIF-2alpha) (PFAM: Eukaryotic translation initiation factor 2 alpha subunit; S1 RNA binding domain), with product MVRMKHKWPQEGDLIVATVHKVLNYGAFAKLEEYPGEEAFIHISEVSAGWVKNIRDHVRENQKIVARVLRVNPKKGHVDVSMKRIREDQRTRKIQQWKIEQKAEKLLEFAAKSIDKNLDMAYDEVGYAMMDEFGDLYGAFEISAEEGADSLIERGMDEIWANAITEVAQKNISPPEVQITGYVDLTSYAPDGVDIIRNALTSINKDNIVVQCVGAPRYRLLVKSSDYITAETILKDAADEAIATVLEAGGEGEFHRELE
- a CDS encoding DNA-directed RNA polymerase, subunit L; translated protein: MKIITDKKNELEIEITGETHTLCNALRRALMEDKDVEAAAYVIEHPIIGEPKLYLRAKNPKKSLKTAAETLKSRCDEFKELLESDGNGKTKGKKAKKPAKKATGKTAKKTTKKATKKTTKKKK
- a CDS encoding proliferating cell nuclear antigen PCNA (PFAM: Proliferating cell nuclear antigen, N-terminal domain; Proliferating cell nuclear antigen, C-terminal domain~TIGRFAM: proliferating cell nuclear antigen (pcna)) → MFKAVLSDSNILKTSFDAISSIVDEVQMQADEEGLRLDALDRSHITFVHLELKKGVFDEYQCGEPMKINVDTEELMKVLKRAKAEDMVELTVDEGNLIISFEGEARRKFKIRLIDIEYEAPSPPQLEYPTEFEVPFGLLKDSIQDIGIVSDKISLHVNEEKFEASAEGEFGDAKIEYIHGEKIEKSARSIFSLEKVKEMLKADKFSESAVLRLGNDMPLNLALKMASDEGELSFLLAPRIESEE
- a CDS encoding putative RNA-binding protein (consists of S1 domain and a Zn-ribbon domain) (PFAM: Exosome component EXOSC1/CSL4), with the translated sequence MKAKNGDFVLPGDALGVTEEFLPSEWTYDDHGEIRSLVAGTVTIDQKNKKISIIPKAKSPAILKKGDVVLGQIRDVRGQRALVDVEGIKDSKRSLPVTFLGAIHISQARKGYVDKLTDDFHIGDLIQARVTKVMGVDNADLTTAETELGVLKAMCTNCRHFMKQIGKKEVKCPNCGRKETRNISSDYEG
- a CDS encoding ribosomal protein S27E (PFAM: Ribosomal protein S27) — encoded protein: MSKSKSNFLRVKCGDCGNQQIVFDHAASKVECIICGKSLVKSKGGRSEVVAQIIEVLD
- a CDS encoding hypothetical protein (PFAM: Protein of unknown function DUF99), whose protein sequence is MGVDDAPFVPHSKEQVMIVGTLFRAGNWLDGVLRTYITVDGTDATTSLIAMVNGSRHLEQLGVMMLDGITFGGFNVVNIRKIFQETGVPVIVIMRKYPDLPRIKKALKNFPDWEERWNHIIEAGDIYKVHKIHNHEPIYMQLCGITEEDAREIVTLSATRSAIPEPIRVAHIIAAGVTTGESKGNA
- a CDS encoding transcription factor S, archaeal (PFAM: Transcription factor S-II (TFIIS)~TIGRFAM: transcription factor S, archaeal); the encoded protein is MEFCPKCGTVLFPKGDCFECSCGYQKKITKESLSEYEISEKVAPKENVIVTGDDVKTLPTTKALCPKCGNRLAFWWLQQTRRADESETRFLRCTECGQTWREYD
- a CDS encoding ADP-ribose pyrophosphatase (PFAM: NUDIX domain), whose amino-acid sequence is MYIIRSFKNPILTVDAVITDLDGRIIFIRRKNPPYKGSWAFPGGFVEYGETVEEAVIREVREETGVKIKIQELLGVYSDPGRDPRGHMITVCFLANKTEGELKADTDAVEVSCFTADEALLMNLAFDHHKILKDALKRIH
- a CDS encoding ribosomal protein L44E (PFAM: Ribosomal protein L44): MKIPKERKTYCPNCKKHTIHTVLESKRRKASELKWGQRQFRRVTSGYRGYPRPLPSGNKPTKKLDLRYKCKECNKSHIKRSTFRAGKVEFIQQ